In Candidatus Methylomirabilis tolerans, a single window of DNA contains:
- a CDS encoding glycosyltransferase family 4 protein, with protein sequence MSGALVVGQAGLMRVTPADLHRGSMRLIYLLEGTESWGGVKAVLEHANGLTRRGHLVQVLSKGQAPTWFPLEADFRQVPDFAAEQIPIADYIIGTYWTTVPPAVACGRGIPVHFCQGYEADYFPDVALCERVEAAYRLPTLKVTIRPHLKALIETRYGQACYDIGYGIDLNRFNPEPPPPLQGRYRILVVGPWEWPFKGIPDALQGLKQLKTQRRDLWVVRASQLPQSEAEAALDVVDEYHQDVNPYAMPALYRRCHLFISASTEAEGFGLPAMEAMACGLPCVLTRIPSYLSFDDGEAYASFVPLRDPPAISAAVDGLLNDLLQRAWQRTAGLQVAARYPMEAVVERLEALLLRGLSDRMIRRS encoded by the coding sequence ATGTCTGGCGCGTTGGTCGTGGGCCAAGCCGGCCTGATGCGCGTCACGCCGGCCGACCTTCATCGGGGATCGATGCGACTGATTTACCTGCTCGAGGGAACGGAAAGTTGGGGTGGGGTCAAGGCGGTCCTGGAACACGCCAACGGCCTCACGCGAAGGGGCCATCTGGTACAGGTGCTCTCCAAGGGGCAGGCGCCCACCTGGTTTCCGCTGGAGGCTGACTTTCGGCAGGTACCGGATTTCGCCGCTGAACAGATTCCGATCGCCGATTATATCATCGGCACCTACTGGACGACGGTTCCACCCGCCGTCGCCTGTGGGCGCGGCATCCCCGTCCACTTCTGCCAGGGGTATGAAGCCGATTATTTTCCCGACGTCGCGCTCTGCGAGCGGGTCGAAGCGGCCTATCGCCTGCCGACGCTCAAGGTCACCATCCGGCCGCACCTGAAGGCACTGATCGAGACCCGATATGGCCAGGCGTGTTACGATATCGGGTACGGCATCGATCTGAACCGTTTCAACCCCGAACCACCACCTCCCTTGCAAGGCCGCTACCGGATTCTGGTGGTGGGGCCATGGGAATGGCCGTTCAAGGGGATCCCAGATGCCCTCCAAGGCCTCAAGCAACTCAAGACACAGCGACGCGACCTGTGGGTGGTCCGCGCGTCCCAGTTGCCGCAATCCGAGGCGGAGGCCGCGCTGGACGTGGTCGATGAGTACCACCAGGATGTCAACCCCTACGCGATGCCGGCCCTCTACCGTCGTTGTCACCTGTTTATCAGCGCCTCGACCGAGGCGGAAGGATTCGGGTTGCCGGCGATGGAGGCCATGGCCTGCGGACTACCTTGCGTCCTGACCCGCATCCCCTCGTATCTCAGTTTCGACGACGGTGAAGCCTACGCCAGCTTCGTCCCCCTGCGAGATCCGCCGGCTATCTCGGCGGCGGTTGACGGGCTGCTCAATGATCTGCTGCAGCGGGCCTGGCAGCGGACCGCCGGCCTGCAGGTGGCGGCCCGCTATCCAATGGAGGCGGTGGTCGAGCGCCTGGAAGCGCTGCTGCTGCGAGGGTTGAGCGACCGGATGATCCGGAGGTCCTGA
- a CDS encoding glycosyltransferase family 2 protein has protein sequence MREPDLSVILVNYNVGALLLGAVRSLLDQQFAGPDGEDGRLEILVIDNASGPTDAVFLAALPNTVSLFRNDRNLGFATAVNQGIEQSHGRYLCILNPDARLLSGAIAALLAHLYRHPEVGAVGPRIWVDEGRTLLLPPEPLPTLGSLLRSAFGGSRRGPEDRRGRQRTMRALGLWRAKEPIPVEMMPGTCLVAPRQVFDRIGGFDPGYFLYYEDAEWCWRLQRSGYHLAWVPAAELLHYYNQSAQQDQAAAGAHAARSEARYVRRRYGWVGAMLYRLSRRAPGLMTRTRVEPLEGLVELGRLEGPPQLVLPDGSGSQERLIEVSDDHAFAHTAVSVAESSTFQFPADVWVRMAPGRYYARCVDTGTGRCLARWSWAKPA, from the coding sequence ATGCGCGAGCCCGACCTGTCCGTTATCCTCGTCAACTATAACGTCGGGGCACTCCTGCTCGGCGCGGTCCGTTCGCTTCTCGATCAACAGTTTGCCGGACCGGACGGAGAAGACGGGCGCCTCGAAATTCTCGTGATCGATAACGCCTCCGGGCCGACCGACGCTGTCTTCCTTGCTGCGCTTCCGAACACCGTGTCGCTCTTCCGCAACGATCGCAATCTGGGGTTCGCAACCGCCGTCAACCAGGGGATCGAGCAGTCGCACGGCCGGTATCTGTGCATTCTGAATCCGGATGCCCGCCTGCTGAGCGGCGCCATCGCCGCGCTGTTGGCGCACCTCTATCGGCATCCGGAGGTAGGCGCAGTCGGGCCGCGGATCTGGGTGGATGAAGGGCGGACGCTGCTGTTGCCGCCGGAGCCGTTGCCGACCCTCGGGTCGCTGCTCAGGTCGGCGTTCGGGGGCTCACGGCGAGGACCGGAAGATCGGCGCGGTCGACAACGGACCATGCGCGCACTCGGCCTGTGGCGCGCAAAAGAGCCAATCCCGGTCGAGATGATGCCCGGGACGTGCCTGGTCGCGCCGAGGCAGGTGTTTGACCGGATCGGGGGGTTCGATCCTGGTTACTTCCTCTACTACGAGGATGCCGAGTGGTGCTGGCGCCTGCAGCGTTCCGGCTACCACCTGGCATGGGTACCGGCGGCAGAGCTTCTCCATTACTATAACCAGAGCGCTCAGCAGGACCAGGCGGCGGCCGGCGCGCATGCCGCGCGGTCGGAGGCCCGCTATGTGCGCCGGCGGTACGGGTGGGTGGGGGCGATGCTCTATCGGCTGAGCAGGCGGGCGCCGGGACTGATGACCCGGACACGCGTCGAGCCCCTGGAGGGCCTGGTCGAACTTGGTCGGCTCGAAGGGCCGCCGCAACTGGTGCTCCCGGATGGGTCCGGGTCACAGGAACGGCTTATTGAGGTGAGCGATGATCACGCGTTCGCGCACACCGCGGTAAGCGTGGCAGAGAGCAGTACCTTTCAGTTTCCCGCCGACGTGTGGGTACGGATGGCGCCTGGGCGTTATTACGCCCGGTGCGTCGATACGGGTACGGGGCGATGTCTGGCGCGTTGGTCGTGGGCCAAGCCGGCCTGA
- a CDS encoding PIG-L family deacetylase, which produces MRPPEFPKVVASLPQGRVLVLAPHPDDESLGCGGAIALHHRQGDHVKVVFVTDGGAGDPLGYYAGLDYRELRREEARRAASILGIDELVFWDYPDSRLAEAHDLSERLGRLFATSQPDILYRPSTLEVHPDHWALAVGVEAALQQYRPAYGDFCYEIWAAVQPTHALDITTVWDLKRKAVEQYESQLRYNDYIYMGAGLNTYRTIYCPSARYVEAYRLEQAQ; this is translated from the coding sequence ATGAGACCGCCTGAGTTTCCTAAGGTCGTGGCATCCCTGCCACAAGGGCGTGTGCTGGTCCTGGCGCCCCACCCTGATGACGAGAGCTTAGGGTGCGGCGGGGCTATCGCGCTCCACCATCGTCAGGGCGATCATGTGAAGGTGGTCTTCGTCACAGATGGAGGGGCCGGCGATCCATTGGGCTATTATGCGGGGCTGGACTACCGGGAGTTACGTCGAGAGGAGGCCAGGCGGGCTGCGTCGATCCTGGGGATCGACGAGCTGGTATTTTGGGACTATCCCGATAGTCGGCTCGCGGAGGCGCACGATCTGAGCGAACGCTTGGGGAGGCTGTTCGCAACATCTCAACCGGATATTCTTTACCGGCCTTCAACATTAGAGGTCCATCCCGATCACTGGGCTCTGGCCGTGGGAGTTGAGGCGGCGCTGCAGCAGTATAGGCCGGCGTATGGCGACTTCTGCTACGAGATCTGGGCCGCAGTCCAGCCGACCCATGCCCTTGATATCACCACGGTCTGGGATCTGAAGCGCAAAGCGGTCGAACAGTACGAAAGCCAGCTCCGCTACAATGATTACATTTACATGGGGGCCGGGTTAAATACCTATCGGACCATCTACTGCCCGTCGGCCCGTTACGTGGAGGCCTACCGACTGGAGCAGGCGCAGTGA
- a CDS encoding ABC transporter ATP-binding protein, whose translation MFAIEARQVSKAYRIYASPKDRLKEFICRGRRSYHQPFWAIRDVSLQIKTGSTIGLIGDNGAGKSTLLQLVAGVLRPTAGQVTTHGMISTILELGTGFNHEFTGRENAMMSGTILGIPPQEMEQRLSEIADFAEIGDFFDRPIKIYSSGMYVRLAFAVATSVDPDILIVDEALAVGDQYFQKRCIDRIERFRKAGKTILFCSHSLYQVRMVCSEAIWLKDGQVAKAGDTASVIAAYENYLRERDAPARSLPAVERAPQAFPWISQVLVGRRSADRSCDQFVTGEDLVVSVDYCVPNPPTPVHVGICIDRNDAVQVFGTATHVAGTIPFPTGGRVCLRLPRLPLLSGQYTVTVFLLDEHGLHVYDRLERQCPFNVVQNIQAAGLALLPHQWELEAECLPAAAAVPATRHAGA comes from the coding sequence ATGTTCGCCATTGAGGCGCGCCAGGTCTCGAAGGCCTACCGGATCTACGCCAGCCCGAAAGACCGCCTGAAGGAGTTCATCTGTCGCGGCCGTCGCAGCTATCACCAGCCGTTCTGGGCCATTCGGGACGTGAGCCTCCAGATCAAGACAGGTTCGACCATCGGCCTCATCGGGGATAATGGCGCCGGCAAGAGTACCCTGCTGCAGCTTGTGGCCGGCGTCCTGCGACCTACTGCCGGGCAGGTTACCACTCACGGGATGATCTCAACGATTCTGGAGTTGGGGACCGGCTTCAACCACGAGTTTACAGGGCGAGAGAACGCCATGATGAGCGGGACCATTCTGGGCATCCCGCCACAGGAGATGGAACAGCGGTTGTCGGAGATTGCCGACTTTGCCGAGATCGGCGACTTTTTCGACCGGCCGATCAAGATCTACTCCAGCGGCATGTACGTTCGTCTGGCGTTCGCCGTCGCCACAAGCGTGGATCCGGACATCTTGATCGTCGATGAGGCGCTCGCGGTGGGAGACCAGTACTTCCAGAAACGGTGCATCGATCGCATCGAGCGCTTCCGGAAGGCGGGTAAAACGATCCTCTTTTGCTCCCACAGTCTGTACCAGGTTCGGATGGTCTGTTCCGAGGCAATCTGGCTGAAGGATGGGCAGGTCGCGAAGGCGGGCGACACCGCTTCGGTCATAGCCGCCTATGAGAACTACCTGCGAGAGCGTGACGCGCCCGCTCGTTCGCTTCCGGCCGTTGAGCGAGCGCCGCAGGCGTTTCCCTGGATCTCACAGGTCTTAGTCGGCCGCCGCAGTGCGGACCGATCGTGCGACCAGTTTGTGACCGGGGAGGATCTGGTGGTGTCTGTTGACTACTGCGTTCCGAACCCGCCTACTCCTGTACACGTGGGAATCTGCATTGACCGGAATGATGCCGTCCAGGTGTTTGGAACCGCTACTCATGTTGCAGGTACGATCCCGTTCCCTACGGGTGGACGAGTCTGCCTGCGTCTGCCGCGTCTGCCACTGCTGAGCGGGCAGTACACGGTGACGGTCTTTTTGCTGGATGAGCATGGCCTTCACGTCTATGATCGGCTTGAGCGCCAGTGTCCCTTCAACGTCGTGCAGAATATCCAAGCCGCCGGCCTGGCATTGCTGCCCCACCAGTGGGAGCTGGAGGCTGAATGCCTGCCGGCGGCGGCGGCCGTGCCTGCAACGCGTCATGCCGGCGCATAA
- a CDS encoding ABC transporter permease, whose protein sequence is MDGISGLWRHRALIWSFAKRDLLARYKGSVVGLFWSVIHPLIMLALYTFVFSTIMKVRVGASEGTEQFAIYLFCGMLPWNALAEGLNRSTGVILEHSNLIKRAIFPSEILPIYPVIVGIINQFIGFVILLAALLLVGHPIYPVMLLLPVIFILQFAITTGLAWIVAGVTVFIRDLGQMLGMMLTLGVFLTPIFYPPSVVPQGLQPLLVVNPMYALVEAYRSLILRGQLPSWGSVVFLASIGAVVFIMGYRLFTRLQPAFADVL, encoded by the coding sequence ATGGATGGCATCTCTGGGCTCTGGCGTCACCGAGCCCTCATTTGGAGTTTCGCCAAACGAGACCTGCTGGCTCGCTATAAGGGATCTGTAGTCGGGCTGTTCTGGTCGGTCATCCACCCGCTCATCATGCTGGCGCTTTATACCTTTGTCTTTTCGACCATCATGAAGGTCCGGGTGGGCGCCAGCGAGGGAACCGAGCAGTTCGCAATTTATCTCTTCTGCGGGATGTTGCCGTGGAATGCGCTCGCCGAGGGGCTCAATCGTTCTACGGGCGTCATTCTGGAGCACTCGAACCTGATCAAGCGGGCGATCTTCCCTTCTGAGATCCTCCCTATCTATCCGGTCATTGTGGGGATCATCAACCAGTTCATTGGATTCGTCATCCTTCTGGCCGCTCTGCTGCTCGTCGGGCATCCCATCTATCCGGTGATGCTGCTGCTGCCGGTTATCTTCATCTTGCAGTTCGCAATCACCACAGGGCTCGCCTGGATCGTCGCAGGCGTTACGGTATTCATCCGGGACCTTGGTCAAATGCTCGGCATGATGTTGACCCTCGGGGTCTTCCTGACGCCGATCTTCTATCCACCGTCTGTGGTTCCCCAGGGCTTGCAGCCCCTCCTGGTGGTGAACCCGATGTACGCCCTTGTGGAGGCCTATCGGAGCCTGATCCTCAGGGGGCAGCTCCCGTCGTGGGGGAGCGTTGTCTTTCTGGCGTCGATCGGCGCAGTGGTCTTCATTATGGGCTACCGACTGTTCACCCGGCTTCAACCTGCCTTTGCTGATGTACTCTGA
- a CDS encoding glycosyltransferase codes for MKILQVIHGFPPESIAGTETYCEALSRCLLARGHECIILAGSGRSAPQATLETVEKDGLLVTRYLRLEGRPRRWTEEYDPEAEGLVRHLLAAVRPDLVHLHHWLHLTNNLVAICADLGIPVVVTLHDVWTSCPRVHRIHRDGSFCAEPLLTAPCLHCVERTQWQTDQEVAAALALRQQMIETELALASVLIVPSEAHRSLLLQLFELPKDRLMVLSHGSFQTIMTRERQKKPSSFSNRPLQVGHWGHFLYHKGTHLLLEALHQLNDPTVVQVHLIGTAIEQAYEERLHDLARGLSVQFHGAYQPSDLQAFDLDLAVFPSITSESYSFTIDEALRLGLPVLVSDRGALPERIGAAGQTFRAGDAGDLARRLQALLDAPETLEVMRRSSQPEMLFSTDAHVAVLEKIYQEATHANCRTTESSTPYLKVIAYVQQQVRERERTLAGFQSCLAQAEQQAAHAAAAETVAIALVRERDAALREQRERVSELDAALREQRKRVSELEEGISGLDAEARLYREALEAILSSTTWKLTAPIRWIRHPVRALTGKDRFTINLAHLKSTFRRTHSYYRKTGLKATARRIIAEMRTLSTKSPDTTPYSPELFNISDIHPLSGDISSRVAVHAHVYYPDVITELASYLRNVPFAFDLFISVSTDGARETCYQAFSELPRAGRVVVDVVVNRGRDIAPMVCHFGATLATYDYICHVHTKKSVYTQGRMEGWREYLFRQLLGSEDQVRRIFSIFEKDPGAGIVYPQNYEHLPYWGNTWLSNRALGSRMCRQIGITDVPEGYFDYPAGSMFWARSKAIQKLFSADIQLTDFPEEAGQTDGSLAHCVERLLVLAVKHAGYKPLILADPVVRSWSKWRFDRYMARTVHCVKTMLDAQDVKVIAFDIFDTLLIRPVIHPETAKTIIGHRSRNMIGNDYAELRAHAEVRARSRLGRDVGLDDIYAEFASLAGKQVDEVGHIRALEEDTELHLVAPRSECIDLANYAVRSGKRVVLVSDMFLPRGVVEKILSENGVTGYHALYLSSDIGVRKDTGELYRFVLQQEQIAPSALLMVGDNEHSDVQIPLNLGIQVCHVLRPVEIARALPRFSRAIEWVQTKGSLDEQLTLGLVIRKLFGPVFYQSLDPDSLLNGGPQHIGYAVVGPVIMSFCLWLIDTARKDGIEKLFFLAREGQLLKKVYDHVAMHVEDAIPSEYLVLSRRAVTVPVIESIDDIFRIAGDSEYFPNELHEFLKYRYGLTLKDDDLHELYSRGLWKKGELVEVKGDIRRLKPVLEALAESILARSRIERPGLTAYLDNIGLNDVQPAAVVDVGYSATIQGLLSGFLKKPIQGYYMLTSARSRENSNKHNAFARGYYADQIGRAKSGVSSLWRRSFELETLLSSNDPQVICYVADKNGTPEALYQEHSIDEQQSMRTRADIHRGVVSFVDDFFSLKNSVYPELTLPATLPEMLFREFVEHMSSSEKEMLSSLALDDHYCGRGIVAFGQTPISGKRISA; via the coding sequence GTGAAAATCCTTCAGGTCATCCACGGCTTTCCGCCGGAATCGATCGCCGGGACCGAGACCTACTGCGAGGCGTTAAGTCGGTGCCTGCTCGCGCGCGGACACGAGTGCATAATCCTGGCAGGCTCTGGGCGAAGCGCTCCCCAGGCGACCCTCGAGACCGTGGAGAAGGATGGTCTCCTCGTCACCAGATATCTGCGGCTGGAAGGGCGGCCGCGCCGCTGGACAGAGGAGTACGATCCGGAGGCCGAGGGGTTGGTGCGCCATCTGCTGGCCGCCGTACGCCCCGATCTCGTCCATCTTCACCATTGGCTCCACCTGACCAATAATCTGGTGGCGATCTGCGCGGACCTTGGGATCCCGGTGGTCGTGACGCTGCATGATGTCTGGACCTCCTGCCCGCGTGTCCATCGGATCCATCGAGACGGGTCGTTCTGCGCAGAGCCTCTTCTCACCGCACCGTGTCTGCACTGTGTCGAGCGAACTCAATGGCAAACGGATCAAGAGGTTGCTGCTGCACTGGCACTACGTCAACAGATGATCGAGACAGAGCTTGCTCTTGCTTCGGTTCTCATCGTACCGTCCGAGGCTCACCGTTCATTGCTGCTTCAGCTGTTTGAGCTTCCGAAAGACCGATTAATGGTTCTCTCGCACGGGAGCTTCCAGACCATCATGACGCGAGAGAGACAGAAGAAGCCATCATCATTCTCGAATCGACCGCTTCAGGTTGGGCATTGGGGTCATTTTCTGTATCATAAAGGTACGCACCTGCTCCTGGAGGCGCTGCATCAACTGAACGATCCAACGGTTGTTCAGGTTCATCTCATCGGAACAGCCATAGAACAGGCATATGAGGAGCGACTGCACGATCTCGCGCGTGGCCTCTCGGTTCAGTTCCATGGGGCCTATCAGCCGTCCGACCTGCAAGCGTTTGATCTGGATCTCGCCGTGTTCCCTTCTATTACCAGTGAATCCTATTCGTTTACCATTGACGAGGCGTTGCGGTTGGGGCTGCCGGTCCTTGTTTCAGATCGCGGTGCTCTTCCGGAGCGGATCGGCGCCGCAGGCCAAACCTTTCGTGCCGGCGATGCAGGGGATCTGGCCAGGCGCCTTCAGGCGCTTCTGGATGCGCCGGAGACGCTGGAGGTGATGCGCAGAAGCAGTCAGCCTGAGATGCTCTTTTCAACGGACGCTCATGTTGCAGTGCTGGAGAAGATCTACCAGGAGGCCACCCACGCCAACTGCCGGACAACGGAGTCATCTACACCTTACCTGAAGGTGATCGCCTACGTTCAGCAGCAGGTTCGAGAGCGCGAGAGGACCCTGGCGGGCTTCCAGTCGTGTCTTGCGCAGGCCGAGCAACAGGCGGCTCATGCCGCAGCAGCCGAAACCGTGGCGATAGCGCTCGTCCGGGAGCGGGACGCGGCGTTGCGAGAGCAGCGTGAGCGTGTATCGGAGTTGGACGCGGCGTTGCGAGAGCAGCGTAAGCGTGTATCGGAGTTGGAAGAGGGAATCAGCGGACTTGATGCAGAAGCCCGTCTTTATCGTGAAGCACTGGAAGCTATTCTTTCATCCACGACGTGGAAGCTGACGGCGCCGATTCGATGGATTCGCCATCCTGTTCGCGCCTTGACCGGAAAGGATCGGTTCACGATCAACCTTGCGCACCTCAAAAGTACGTTCAGGAGGACCCATTCATATTACCGGAAAACAGGCCTGAAGGCGACAGCGCGCAGAATCATTGCGGAAATGCGCACTCTTTCCACTAAATCCCCTGATACTACTCCGTATTCTCCGGAGTTGTTCAATATTAGCGATATCCATCCCCTGTCCGGCGATATTTCGAGTCGGGTGGCCGTTCACGCCCATGTGTACTACCCTGATGTGATAACAGAGTTAGCTTCTTACCTGAGGAATGTGCCCTTTGCTTTTGACCTGTTCATTTCGGTCTCGACCGACGGCGCGCGTGAGACCTGTTATCAGGCTTTTTCAGAACTGCCACGAGCCGGTCGAGTTGTCGTGGACGTTGTAGTAAATCGTGGAAGAGATATCGCGCCGATGGTGTGCCATTTTGGTGCTACGTTAGCGACATACGACTATATTTGTCATGTGCACACCAAGAAATCTGTGTATACACAGGGCAGGATGGAAGGCTGGCGGGAATATCTTTTCCGCCAGCTTCTGGGTAGTGAGGATCAGGTTCGGCGGATCTTTTCCATATTTGAAAAAGACCCGGGCGCAGGGATTGTTTATCCTCAAAATTATGAGCATCTGCCTTATTGGGGTAATACCTGGCTGTCCAACAGAGCGCTGGGCTCCAGAATGTGCCGGCAGATAGGGATCACCGATGTGCCGGAAGGATACTTCGACTATCCGGCGGGATCGATGTTCTGGGCCAGGAGTAAGGCCATTCAGAAACTTTTTTCTGCCGATATTCAACTGACGGACTTTCCGGAGGAGGCGGGCCAGACAGATGGGTCTCTTGCGCACTGTGTTGAGCGGCTGTTGGTTCTCGCAGTCAAGCATGCCGGTTACAAGCCGTTGATTCTGGCTGATCCCGTTGTTCGAAGCTGGTCAAAGTGGAGATTCGACCGCTATATGGCCAGGACGGTTCATTGCGTCAAAACGATGTTGGACGCGCAAGATGTCAAGGTCATTGCCTTCGATATCTTCGATACGCTTCTTATCCGTCCGGTCATTCATCCCGAAACTGCAAAAACGATTATCGGCCACCGCAGCCGGAATATGATCGGCAATGATTATGCCGAACTGCGGGCGCATGCCGAGGTGCGAGCGCGCTCGCGCCTCGGGCGAGACGTAGGGCTTGACGATATCTATGCTGAGTTCGCATCGCTGGCGGGCAAACAGGTCGATGAGGTTGGGCATATCCGCGCCCTGGAGGAAGACACTGAACTCCACCTGGTCGCCCCTCGATCGGAATGTATAGATTTGGCGAATTATGCGGTGCGTAGCGGCAAGCGCGTCGTGCTTGTGAGCGACATGTTTTTGCCGCGTGGCGTTGTTGAGAAAATACTCTCAGAGAACGGGGTGACAGGGTATCACGCGCTGTATCTATCGTCGGATATCGGTGTTCGCAAGGACACCGGAGAGCTGTACCGCTTTGTGCTGCAACAGGAACAGATTGCCCCGAGTGCGCTTCTCATGGTAGGCGATAACGAACATTCTGATGTGCAGATTCCATTGAATCTCGGAATTCAAGTATGCCACGTGTTGCGGCCGGTCGAAATCGCCCGGGCATTGCCGAGATTTTCGAGAGCCATCGAATGGGTTCAGACGAAAGGCAGCTTGGACGAGCAGTTGACGCTCGGATTGGTGATCCGCAAGCTTTTCGGGCCGGTCTTTTATCAATCGTTAGACCCTGACAGCCTTCTTAACGGCGGACCCCAGCATATTGGCTACGCTGTGGTGGGTCCTGTCATTATGAGTTTTTGTTTATGGTTGATAGATACGGCACGAAAGGACGGGATCGAGAAACTGTTTTTTCTGGCTCGTGAAGGTCAATTGCTCAAAAAAGTGTACGACCATGTTGCAATGCACGTAGAAGACGCGATTCCCTCTGAATATCTCGTGTTGTCCCGTCGGGCAGTCACGGTGCCGGTGATTGAATCCATTGATGATATTTTCAGAATTGCCGGGGATTCCGAGTACTTTCCAAATGAGCTTCATGAGTTCCTGAAATACCGATACGGACTTACCCTGAAAGACGATGACCTGCATGAGCTGTACTCGCGAGGTCTCTGGAAGAAAGGGGAATTGGTGGAAGTCAAAGGAGATATTCGCCGTCTTAAACCGGTGCTGGAAGCGTTGGCGGAGAGCATTCTTGCCCGCAGTCGTATCGAGCGTCCCGGCTTGACAGCGTATCTGGATAACATCGGACTGAACGATGTTCAGCCGGCAGCGGTCGTCGACGTCGGGTATTCGGCGACTATTCAGGGACTGTTATCCGGGTTTCTCAAGAAGCCGATCCAGGGGTATTACATGCTGACCTCCGCACGATCCCGCGAAAACAGCAATAAGCACAATGCGTTCGCGCGCGGATACTATGCCGATCAGATTGGGCGCGCGAAATCCGGTGTCTCTTCGCTGTGGCGAAGGAGTTTTGAATTAGAGACCCTTCTAAGCTCTAATGATCCACAAGTGATTTGTTATGTAGCGGATAAGAACGGCACACCTGAGGCGCTCTATCAGGAGCATTCCATTGACGAACAACAATCCATGCGCACCCGCGCTGATATTCATCGCGGCGTTGTCTCATTCGTAGACGACTTCTTTTCGCTTAAGAACAGTGTGTATCCCGAGCTCACGTTGCCGGCGACTCTTCCGGAAATGTTGTTTAGGGAGTTTGTTGAACATATGTCAAGTTCGGAAAAGGAGATGCTCTCAAGCCTCGCACTGGATGATCATTATTGTGGCCGGGGCATTGTTGCATTCGGTCAAACTCCGATATCGGGGAAACGTATCTCAGCGTAG
- a CDS encoding GNAT family N-acetyltransferase, with the protein MPAHKETARIDAGIVHIDPAGRWVIRRYRPEDTGRILALFRTVFGVECLPEHWRWKYEANPLGHYSLVVETPSGELVGHYGGVPVRIAWGEKTVVMPQIADAMIDPQVRRGLRRPGVFAPLVNQYIAGLGQMAGGYGFPTPEHLRAGKRLAGFVPLGPVPLLTKPIHVGATAQGRRSLFVTVNEEKELDAGLDRLWERCRHDLSVAVIRDAAYLRWRYLQCPDAHYHLLVARRRFSGTVMGVAVVRLGWQDRPVACLVDWLVPSGSAGVGEALLAYVEWLAGTAGMESLQAWFPPPSGQLRFLLAAGFRHEPTPYELVALSADPSVLLEGAGDRWYYTMGDSDIY; encoded by the coding sequence ATGCCGGCGCATAAGGAGACTGCTCGTATAGACGCCGGAATCGTCCACATCGATCCGGCCGGGCGGTGGGTCATTCGACGGTATCGGCCGGAGGATACGGGGCGGATTCTCGCCCTCTTTCGCACGGTGTTTGGCGTTGAGTGCTTACCTGAGCATTGGCGGTGGAAATACGAGGCGAATCCCCTCGGTCATTATTCCCTGGTGGTTGAAACCCCTTCCGGGGAGTTGGTGGGGCACTATGGCGGCGTGCCTGTCAGGATTGCGTGGGGCGAAAAGACGGTGGTGATGCCGCAGATCGCCGATGCCATGATCGACCCGCAGGTGCGGCGCGGGCTGCGACGTCCCGGGGTGTTTGCGCCCCTGGTGAATCAGTATATTGCAGGGCTTGGACAGATGGCGGGGGGATATGGGTTTCCGACGCCGGAGCATCTGCGTGCCGGCAAGCGCCTGGCGGGGTTTGTCCCGCTGGGTCCGGTTCCGCTCTTGACGAAGCCGATTCATGTTGGCGCGACTGCCCAGGGCCGCAGGTCTCTTTTCGTGACCGTCAATGAGGAAAAGGAGCTGGATGCGGGGCTGGACAGGCTCTGGGAGCGCTGTCGCCATGATCTGTCGGTCGCGGTCATTCGTGATGCCGCCTATCTGCGCTGGCGCTATCTGCAGTGCCCGGATGCGCACTATCATCTCCTGGTGGCCCGCAGACGGTTCAGCGGGACGGTGATGGGGGTGGCGGTGGTTCGACTCGGCTGGCAGGATCGTCCGGTGGCCTGTCTGGTGGACTGGCTCGTCCCATCCGGCTCTGCGGGCGTCGGGGAGGCGTTGCTCGCGTACGTCGAATGGCTGGCCGGGACAGCGGGCATGGAGTCGCTTCAGGCCTGGTTCCCTCCGCCATCCGGTCAACTCCGTTTTTTGTTGGCGGCTGGTTTTCGTCACGAACCGACGCCATATGAGCTCGTCGCCCTTTCTGCGGACCCGAGTGTCTTGCTGGAGGGCGCCGGAGACCGGTGGTACTACACCATGGGGGATTCGGATATCTATTGA